Proteins from one Mycolicibacter virginiensis genomic window:
- a CDS encoding FAD-dependent oxidoreductase, which translates to MTSLWLADRIATSPASGTAEDLPGVADVVVAGAGITGLTTAVLLARAGRQVLVLEARTVGACATGNTTAKISLLQGTQLSTIAAKQGKSLAAAYLDGNRAGQDWLLSFCAAAGVPVQREDAYSFAQSERGVAAARAEFEACRALGLPATWEPHADVPFDYHGGVRLAKQAQFDPMPFLDALRAELLATGGQLLEHTRVQRVSSSRHGLRLEVDGPHRHAELQATQLVLATGIPILDRGGYFARVKPSRSYCMAFDVPGEVTSPMMISTDSPTRSLRYAPVNGSELLLVGGAGHTVGREKHPIDALAELESWTVRHYPGATRTHLWSAQDYAPVDELPYVGPILPENETIYVATGFNKWGMTNGAAAALALAGRLLGERPNWDRAFASWRTSELRGLPTALAANLAVGVNLAKGWITPTAHIGQQCLGTDGGVVSGPPWRLQAQCRVDGVEHRLSPVCPHLGGIVTWNDADRAWECPLHGSRFAPDGTLLEGPATRGLAAGS; encoded by the coding sequence ATGACCTCGTTGTGGCTCGCCGACCGGATCGCAACATCACCGGCTTCGGGCACCGCCGAAGATCTGCCCGGTGTCGCCGACGTGGTGGTGGCCGGCGCCGGTATCACCGGCCTGACGACCGCGGTGCTGCTGGCGCGCGCAGGCCGCCAAGTGCTGGTCCTGGAGGCCCGGACGGTCGGAGCCTGTGCGACCGGGAACACCACCGCCAAGATCAGCCTGTTGCAGGGCACCCAGCTGTCGACGATCGCGGCGAAGCAGGGCAAAAGCCTGGCCGCCGCGTACCTGGATGGCAACCGCGCCGGCCAAGACTGGCTGCTGTCGTTCTGTGCGGCTGCCGGGGTGCCGGTCCAGCGCGAGGACGCTTACAGTTTCGCCCAGTCCGAACGGGGGGTGGCGGCGGCGCGTGCCGAGTTCGAGGCCTGCCGCGCGCTGGGACTGCCGGCAACGTGGGAGCCGCACGCCGACGTGCCGTTCGACTACCACGGCGGCGTCCGGCTGGCCAAACAGGCGCAGTTCGACCCGATGCCGTTCCTGGACGCGCTGCGCGCGGAGTTGCTCGCCACCGGCGGGCAACTTCTGGAACACACACGGGTACAGCGGGTTTCCAGTAGCCGTCATGGACTTAGGCTGGAAGTAGACGGCCCGCACCGGCACGCCGAACTGCAGGCCACCCAACTGGTGCTGGCCACCGGAATCCCGATCTTGGACCGCGGCGGATACTTTGCCCGCGTCAAACCCAGCCGGTCATATTGCATGGCGTTCGACGTGCCCGGCGAGGTCACCAGCCCCATGATGATCTCCACCGATTCGCCGACGCGGTCACTGCGCTACGCCCCGGTCAACGGCTCGGAACTGCTCCTGGTCGGCGGGGCGGGCCACACTGTCGGCCGCGAAAAACACCCGATCGATGCGCTGGCCGAACTCGAGTCATGGACGGTCAGGCATTACCCGGGCGCCACCCGCACCCACCTGTGGTCAGCGCAGGACTACGCGCCGGTCGACGAGCTGCCCTACGTCGGTCCCATCCTTCCGGAGAACGAAACCATCTACGTGGCAACCGGGTTCAACAAATGGGGCATGACCAACGGGGCGGCCGCCGCACTGGCGCTGGCCGGCCGACTGCTTGGCGAGCGACCGAACTGGGACCGGGCATTCGCCAGCTGGAGAACCAGCGAGCTACGCGGCCTGCCGACGGCCCTGGCGGCCAATCTTGCGGTCGGTGTCAACCTGGCGAAAGGCTGGATCACGCCGACCGCCCACATCGGCCAGCAATGCCTGGGCACTGACGGCGGCGTGGTCAGCGGACCCCCGTGGCGCCTGCAGGCCCAGTGCCGGGTGGACGGCGTCGAACACCGCCTCTCCCCGGTCTGCCCGCACCTGGGTGGCATCGTGACCTGGAATGACGCCGACCGGGCCTGGGAGTGCCCGCTGCACGGGTCGCGCTTCGCCCCCGACGGGACCCTTCTGGAAGGCCCGGCCACCCGCGGCCTGGCCGCCGGCAGCTGA
- a CDS encoding pyridoxamine 5'-phosphate oxidase family protein produces MCIIDHDMRQIVASAKLAFVATVCEDGSPNLSPKESLLVYGDEHLAFMHIASPTTAADLRRDPRIEVNVVDFLKRRGYRFKGTAQLRPPGDEVYEWLRQWVVDTHGPQFPCREAVLIRVERALPIASPAYMFGDAHEAELIRLWSQIYGLR; encoded by the coding sequence GTGTGCATCATCGACCATGACATGCGCCAGATCGTCGCGAGCGCAAAGCTGGCGTTCGTGGCCACCGTCTGCGAGGACGGTTCGCCGAACCTGTCACCGAAGGAGTCCCTGCTGGTCTACGGGGACGAACACCTGGCATTCATGCACATCGCGTCACCGACGACGGCGGCCGATCTGCGCCGCGACCCACGCATCGAGGTCAACGTGGTGGACTTCCTCAAACGGCGCGGCTACCGATTCAAGGGCACCGCGCAGTTACGACCGCCCGGCGACGAGGTCTACGAGTGGCTGCGGCAGTGGGTCGTCGACACCCACGGACCGCAGTTTCCGTGTCGCGAAGCCGTACTGATCCGAGTCGAACGAGCACTGCCGATCGCCTCACCGGCCTACATGTTCGGCGATGCCCACGAAGCCGAACTCATCCGGTTGTGGTCGCAGATCTACGGACTGCGATGA
- a CDS encoding RNA polymerase sigma factor SigF — MTPRAAGSGSQSGSEYADVGDMFRELAQYDADSPDFRNRKDKIVERCLPLADHIARRFEGRGELRDDLVQVARVGLVNAVTRFDVETGSDFVSFAVPTIMGEVRRHFRDNSWSVKVPRRLKELHLRLGVATAELSQRLGRAPTASELAAELELSRDEVVEGLVAGSSYNTLSIDGGGSSDEDDVRSIADTLGEVDARMDRIEDREALRPLLDALPERERTVLVLRFFESMTQTQIAERVGISQMHVSRLLAKSLAKLRDQLQ, encoded by the coding sequence GTGACTCCGCGTGCCGCCGGCAGCGGCTCACAGTCTGGATCGGAGTATGCCGACGTCGGCGACATGTTTCGTGAGCTCGCCCAATACGATGCCGACTCGCCCGACTTCCGCAACCGCAAGGACAAGATCGTCGAGCGGTGCCTGCCGCTGGCCGACCACATCGCCCGCCGGTTCGAAGGGCGCGGGGAGTTACGGGACGACCTGGTTCAAGTAGCTCGGGTGGGTCTGGTCAACGCCGTGACACGCTTCGACGTCGAGACCGGCTCGGATTTCGTCTCGTTCGCGGTTCCGACGATCATGGGCGAGGTCCGCCGCCATTTCCGCGACAACAGCTGGTCGGTCAAGGTTCCCCGCCGGCTCAAAGAGCTGCACCTTCGGTTGGGTGTGGCCACAGCCGAACTGTCACAACGCCTGGGACGGGCGCCGACCGCCTCCGAACTCGCGGCCGAACTTGAGTTGAGCCGCGACGAGGTGGTCGAAGGCTTGGTCGCGGGCAGCTCGTACAACACGTTGTCGATCGACGGTGGCGGCAGCTCGGACGAAGATGACGTCCGCTCGATCGCTGACACCCTCGGTGAGGTTGACGCCCGGATGGACCGCATCGAGGACCGAGAGGCGTTGCGGCCCTTGCTCGATGCCCTTCCGGAACGCGAACGCACAGTGCTGGTGTTGCGGTTCTTCGAGTCGATGACCCAGACCCAGATCGCCGAACGGGTCGGCATCTCGCAGATGCACGTGTCGCGCTTGCTCGCGAAATCGCTGGCGAAGCTGCGCGATCAGCTGCAGTAG
- a CDS encoding ATP-binding protein encodes MTDIDSDRAQRSCSERAVELRVTPRLESLAVVRMLVGAIATYEDLDVDTVADLRLAIDELCTQLIRSAAPGAMLTVVIDPHDDHVTIQASAAGDGAGVLTPGSFSWHVLTSLVDDVETFRDGHESNGAGEVFGVTLTTRRADSGR; translated from the coding sequence ATGACCGACATTGACAGTGACCGGGCTCAGCGGTCGTGCAGCGAACGGGCCGTCGAACTGCGGGTTACGCCCCGGCTGGAAAGCCTGGCGGTGGTGCGCATGTTGGTCGGTGCGATCGCAACCTACGAGGATCTTGACGTCGACACCGTCGCTGACCTTCGACTGGCGATCGACGAGCTGTGCACGCAGCTGATCCGTAGTGCCGCGCCCGGCGCGATGCTCACTGTCGTCATCGACCCGCACGACGATCACGTGACGATCCAGGCGTCGGCGGCTGGAGACGGGGCCGGGGTGCTGACCCCGGGAAGTTTCAGCTGGCACGTGCTCACTTCGCTGGTCGACGACGTCGAGACGTTCCGTGATGGGCACGAATCCAACGGCGCGGGTGAGGTATTCGGTGTCACGCTGACGACCCGCCGGGCGGATTCCGGGCGGTGA
- the usfY gene encoding protein UsfY, translated as MGDTFHDPVDHVRTTRPHAGRAMIDVMGWPGYSLLVVGMVAGIGCLAAFGTGHDRQGIEVAVIAVLAAVLGTVWLLIEDRRIGRVNQQWRLAHAEMREQASTS; from the coding sequence ATGGGCGATACGTTTCATGACCCGGTCGACCATGTCCGGACGACTCGGCCCCACGCGGGGCGCGCCATGATCGACGTCATGGGCTGGCCGGGATATTCCTTGCTGGTGGTTGGCATGGTGGCCGGTATCGGCTGCCTCGCCGCATTCGGGACCGGTCACGATCGCCAGGGGATCGAGGTCGCGGTCATCGCGGTGCTCGCCGCCGTCCTGGGCACGGTCTGGCTGCTGATCGAGGATCGCCGGATCGGCCGGGTGAACCAGCAGTGGCGGCTGGCGCACGCCGAGATGCGCGAGCAGGCCTCCACGAGTTAA
- the mbp1 gene encoding microaggregate-binding protein 1 — protein sequence MSDDKHSATEDGIRGAVEGVKGKAKEALGAVTGNDEMAREGRAQQDKGEAQRDAAKHQAEAESSRAGAKAAEAREQSHQ from the coding sequence ATGTCGGACGACAAGCACAGCGCTACCGAAGACGGCATCCGAGGCGCCGTGGAGGGCGTCAAGGGCAAGGCCAAGGAGGCGCTAGGGGCCGTGACCGGCAACGACGAGATGGCCCGTGAGGGCCGCGCGCAGCAGGACAAGGGCGAAGCACAGCGCGACGCCGCCAAGCACCAGGCCGAGGCGGAATCGTCTCGGGCGGGCGCTAAGGCAGCGGAGGCGCGCGAGCAGTCGCACCAGTAG
- a CDS encoding winged helix-turn-helix domain-containing protein has protein sequence MEIVLLTDRDEFAQSLSGLGVFGHSIVRSPLTVTARADCRGARAVLVDGCADVPAARESCRKLGAWEPSAAVLAVVAADDFAAVGLDWHVDDVLIATAGPAEANARLRLALARRRESTHNTLEFGALVIHPDSFTASLSNRDLDLTLTEFKLLNYLVQHAGQAFTRARLLREIWGGEGGRRKVDVHVQRLRAKLGADHESIVDTVRGVGYMTPELPQSQWAIAN, from the coding sequence ATGGAGATCGTGTTACTGACCGACCGCGACGAATTCGCGCAGTCACTGTCGGGGTTGGGTGTCTTCGGGCATTCGATCGTCCGCAGCCCACTGACAGTCACCGCGCGGGCCGACTGCCGCGGCGCGAGGGCCGTTTTGGTGGACGGCTGTGCCGATGTGCCGGCCGCGCGGGAGAGCTGCCGCAAACTCGGAGCCTGGGAGCCGTCGGCTGCCGTGCTGGCCGTCGTCGCCGCCGACGACTTCGCGGCGGTCGGCCTCGATTGGCACGTCGACGATGTGCTGATCGCGACCGCAGGCCCCGCCGAGGCGAACGCGCGACTGCGACTGGCCTTGGCCCGCCGGCGTGAATCCACCCACAACACGCTGGAATTCGGCGCCTTGGTCATCCACCCGGACAGCTTCACCGCGTCGCTGTCGAATCGCGATCTCGACCTCACCCTCACCGAATTCAAACTGCTCAACTATCTGGTACAACATGCCGGGCAAGCATTCACCCGGGCCCGCCTGCTGCGTGAGATATGGGGCGGCGAGGGCGGCCGCCGCAAAGTCGACGTCCACGTGCAGCGTTTGCGCGCCAAGCTGGGCGCCGACCACGAATCGATAGTCGATACGGTCCGCGGTGTCGGGTATATGACGCCGGAGTTGCCTCAGTCGCAATGGGCCATCGCCAACTGA
- a CDS encoding hemophore-related protein, producing MSGLMRTAAAVGFSALALTGGQVAASADPDTDPVVNTTCSYSQVVSAMNDQSPGDAEQFNATPAARSWLQNFLAAPPERRQQIVDQAQGTPDGAHYVALVGPLANACENYY from the coding sequence ATGTCTGGCCTGATGAGAACGGCCGCCGCAGTCGGGTTTTCCGCCTTGGCGCTGACCGGAGGGCAGGTAGCGGCCTCCGCCGACCCGGACACCGACCCGGTGGTCAACACGACCTGCAGCTACTCGCAGGTGGTGTCGGCGATGAACGATCAGTCACCCGGAGACGCCGAGCAGTTCAACGCGACTCCGGCCGCGCGGTCCTGGCTGCAGAATTTTCTGGCCGCCCCGCCCGAGCGGCGCCAGCAGATAGTCGACCAGGCGCAGGGCACGCCCGATGGCGCGCATTACGTTGCGCTCGTCGGCCCGTTGGCCAACGCCTGCGAAAACTACTACTGA